A segment of the Vallitalea okinawensis genome:
TAGTTGAAAATTTATGATGAAAGTAGTACAAGAGTATCTATCTGGAAAAGGTTTTGAATGTGGTCATTAGCCTTACCTAAAAGCATTAAGTAAGTTATTAATTTAAAGATGTTTTGCAATAAAATTTTACGATTTTTTTTAAAAATCTTTAAAAAATTTTATTTATCAATAAGTTATTTACATTTATTTAAGAATGCCCTATAATTAGCTTGAAAAATTTAAATCGGGGGCATTTACATGGAAACTATGAAGAATACTTCCAGGAAGCTAAATCAAAGAGTTAGCACAAATGGACTTAAAAAAGCAGTAAGTACTGAAGGAATTATTGCAATAATTATTTTCTGTTTATTTTTTGGTTATTTAATTTCAGTTATGGGTTTAGTTAATATGTTTAATACCTTAATCAATACTGCCCACGACTTATTGTTGAATACCGTATTTTTCATTATGGGGATAGCTGTTTTGGCAGGTGCTATTGGTTCTGTCTTAACCGAGTTTGGAGTCATCTCCATGCTTAATAAGATTTTGTCCATATTTATGAAACCTTTATACAACATGCCTGGTGCATCAGTATTAGGGATTGTGACAACATATTTATCGGATAACCCAGCTATTATTACATTAGCTAAGGAAGATGGTTTTAAGAAATTTTTTAAACAATATCAACTCCCTGCTTTAACAAATTTAGGAACAGCTTTTGGTATGGGGTTAGTTGTAACAGCGTTTATGATGGCTCAAGCATCACCTATAGGTGAAAGTTTTGTTATGCCAGCTTTAATTGGTAACCTAGGTGCCTTTGTGGGTAGTATTATCAGTGTTCGTATTATGCTTCAATTTACTAAGAAAGTATATGGCGTTGATGCCGAGCCTATTGTTAAAAGTGATGTAGACTATGATGTTTTAACTTACCGTAAAGTAAGAGAAGGTACAACTGGGCAACGTTTATTAGCTGCATTATTAGAAGGTGGTAAATCAGGTGTGGATATTGGATTAAGCATCATACCAGGAGTACTTATTATATGTACAGTTGTTCTATTATTTACGAATGGACCTTCACCTGAAGGATATACCGGAGTAGCTTATGAAGGAGTTGGTTTGTTACCTGCTATTGCTAATCAACTTGATTTTATTTTGGAGCCACTTTTTGGTTTCCAGAGTCCAGAAGCTATAGCAGTACCCATAACATCTTTAGGGGCTGTAGGTGCGGCTATTGGGCTAGTTCCTACTTTACTCGAAGAAGGTTTAATAGGTGGGAACGAAATAGCTGTCTTTACAGCAATGGGTATGTGTTGGAGTGGTTACTTAAGTACTCATGTTGCTATGATGGATAGCTTAGACTGTAGAGAACTGACAGGTAAGGCTATTATAAGTCATACCATTGGGGGCTTAGTGGCAGGAATTGCAGCCCATTGGTTTTATGTTTTATTCACGATAATTTAAAGAAATGGAATATATATTGAACTACTCACAATTGTGAGTAGTTTTTTACTTTTCTTGTGCGTAAAAATGAAGATTTAGCTTGGGTTTTGGATTATTAATGTGACTTCCTTTAGTCTATTAAGAAAAAATTAAATATATTACATTCAACAAGGAAAGTAATGGTAATCATTTTTGGGTTTATTTGAAATATACAAGAAACTTTTGGAATAATATAGCATATAATAGTATAGACAAGTCTATAATTTAATAAGTATTTAATAAAATATTAATTATATATTAATAAAAGATCTCTATATCATGATAATGAAATAAGCTTGTAATATTGGGGACGCACGGTGGATTTGACATTAAAAAATGAACTGGATATAATAAGAATGTAATAATTAATTAATA
Coding sequences within it:
- a CDS encoding CD0519/CD1768 family membrane protein; translated protein: METMKNTSRKLNQRVSTNGLKKAVSTEGIIAIIIFCLFFGYLISVMGLVNMFNTLINTAHDLLLNTVFFIMGIAVLAGAIGSVLTEFGVISMLNKILSIFMKPLYNMPGASVLGIVTTYLSDNPAIITLAKEDGFKKFFKQYQLPALTNLGTAFGMGLVVTAFMMAQASPIGESFVMPALIGNLGAFVGSIISVRIMLQFTKKVYGVDAEPIVKSDVDYDVLTYRKVREGTTGQRLLAALLEGGKSGVDIGLSIIPGVLIICTVVLLFTNGPSPEGYTGVAYEGVGLLPAIANQLDFILEPLFGFQSPEAIAVPITSLGAVGAAIGLVPTLLEEGLIGGNEIAVFTAMGMCWSGYLSTHVAMMDSLDCRELTGKAIISHTIGGLVAGIAAHWFYVLFTII